The following DNA comes from Fusarium fujikuroi IMI 58289 draft genome, chromosome FFUJ_chr03.
CCTCTAGCATTCCACGTCACCATCAAGAGCGGCCCACACCTTTCCCCCCTCTGGCTGTTgcggcctcttcttcttgagcccTAGAAGTAGTTTGCGTCCGGGCTTTGCCTCTTCGGGTGCAGGAGTAGAAGACGAGGACATTGGTCTAGAAGCCGCGCGTCCAGCTACGGCACTCCATCCTCCAGTGCCGGCCCGAAGGGTTACTTCTCGCCGAGAAATTGCACCGTTAGCATCTGAGTGACAGAGCAAGACGCTTTCAGCAAGCTTTTCGCGACGGATAGTCTGCTCGATCCGAGGTTTGAGAATTTCGAGGCTCTTCTCCATGGGTGCGGGTGTGAGAAATGCGGAATATGATACTGAAGCTTTGATAAGAACTTCCTCATTCAGAAAATCAACCTTGAACCTGAAGCCTTGCATGGACGTGAGATCCGGCTCGAGGGCGGCATTGACTTCCTCGATGGTCAGACCGAAGCGAGGCTCTGTAAGTACCAGAGCATTGAAGGGCTCAGTCTCGAGGATTGGTGGGCTTGGAGGTCGAATGGCTGCCGCAGCcgcagcttcagcagcttggGTTGCTCGGATCTTGACACATTGTGCAAGTGTCTTCGTCGGGGCTGAAACAAACTTATCTGATTTCCATACTAGAACAGACCGGTGAATGTCGTAGTCCTCACTCTTACTCTCGAAGCCGAAGTCCTCGGCGAGCAAGTGAAGAAATTGGCGTGACTGGTTCTTCATTGGCTCATATCGTAAACGAACTTCGTCTTTGTTAGCAGCAAAGACTCGGAATTGGCTCTCCTGGGCATCTCCCCATGATTGCATCTGTTTATAGAGCTTTAGAGTATTGTCCGAGAAGGGAATATGGTCGTTGGTGTGAGAAGCAGGGTCGATATTGAGAGCTGCGGCCAGGCGACGGTTACGGTCAAGTCGTTCGCACTCCTCATCACATCGAATATCTGGTCGACTCGGAGTAGGGTTGCTCGTACTTGCTAGGCACTTGAAACTTTGCTTGTGATTACCACATGCACAGCTGGTGGACATCTTTACCTGACAAGCTGTTGATTCTTTACAGGCTGGTACGTGTGTTAGTAACAAGCTTGTTACTGAGTATTATCGACTTACGAGTTTGCCCATGGCAGACGCTCTGGCATGGGTGATTACATAGCAGCTTGGGCTTTCCGCATATTTGCTCGCAACCGTTTTGAGCGTCTCCGCATTCTCCGGGGCGGTGACATAGCTTTTTACATGTATGGAGCCCGCAGGAGAGTTTTTGCCCGCATTGCTCTCCGCAATGAGCCTCTTGCAAATGACAAGGCTTGTTGTGAAAGGTCTTCTTTCCACAGATGCATCGCTTCTGAACGAGGTATGTGCACGGCGGGCAGGATACATCATCAGGATGGCACTGATGGTCAACAGAAGGATGCCCACATGCAGTCTGCCGCTGGCACTGATTGGTGCAAGATGGCTGTCTCGTTCCGCATGGTTGTGGCGGATGCAAGACTGTCTGGCCGCAATTGCACGAAACTTCTTCCCAGATGGCCTCGGGACAGCTTTGACAAGCTCCGCGGTGGCAGAGTTGCTCACAAAAGTGACTGCCACACTTAAGTGGTCGTCCGCAGACGGCGACACAGATATGCTCGGCCTCAACTGGTAGCAAATCAGGGCCCAGGcgttgcttcttctgctgagcAATACGTTGAGATGCCTTCTTTTCACCGGGGCAACAATGCTCTCCGCATCGATGCCTTCCGCAGTTGCGAGTAGCCTGGCATATCTTGAAACATAGGGGATGTTGGACATTTCCCTCATGGCAGATCGTCTCACCCGTGACTCGGCCGCAGCGGCAGTCAATCTCCATCGTTTGGGTGCAAGGGTCGCACTCCCCAGTGTGGCACAAGGATTGGCAGAGATGACCGcattccagcttcttctcgcaaaTCCTCTCACAGTGAGGAACATTATTTTCACAGGTTTGACGGGGCTCCTCCATGAGTTCCTTGAGCGGTGTCTTGCCACAAGGGCAATGGGTGACAACGTCCGGAGAGAAAGGGCAATGAGCCGAGACCTCTTCTTGCGGGTGACAAGAAATCTGGCAACGATGTACCCCACAATCGAAGGTTCTTCCGCAAGCACTCTCGCAGCTAAAGGAGCCCTCAAACCAGGAATTGCTGGCGAGATCGAACGAATCGCATATGTCTTCCTGTTTGGAACATAGCATCTCCTTTTGCACTCGTCCACAATAGCACTTGGCTTCGACCGGCACCTCGCAGGTACCGCAGACACCTGGATGGCATGTTTGAGGACATTCATGCTGACCACAAGGTAGAAAATCGCCGCAACGCTCTCGACAACTCCACCCGTTGTGGTAATCGGTATCCCTACAGTTCTTTCGCTGAGAGTGCTTTCCACAGTAACAGGGCTCCGGTGGGCTCAATACGGTGCACGGAGGACATGGGCCAGGATGACATTGAAGAGTGCATGGGTGGGAGCATGTCGATCTGGGCTTGGAACATGTTTGCCCACATGAATGAGGAGGCAAAATGCTGTTCCGACTGGGCTGCGTTTCTTTGCCACACCAACACGAACTATCGCCTGGTCCTTCTATCAACGTTGAATTACACCCAGGGCAACGCCAAGATTTGTCGCCGCTCTCCTCGTTGACTTTCATGGACGTATCCCACCATTGGTGGGCACATTCAAGATGAACAACGGTCCAGCAGGTAGTGCACGACCAGACCTCGGTTTTTCGAGTAACCTCTTCGGTGCAGATACGGCACTCATAGTTCCAATTGGCAATGTCTTCCTGAATCCGTTGCCATAATTCCGAGGCACTCGACTTGGGAACCTCTTGGCGGGGTCTGTCCTGCTTACGGTTCCTCGTACGGTTTCTTGAGCGTCCTTGGCCTGTGGGCTGAGGGGCGCTTGATGGATGCTGTTGGGCACTATAGTTGTCAGTATATGGTGCATTGCCTTGGGTCTACGGCCCTACCTCCTCTGGGATACAGGCTGTCCGGGCACGAATTCTGGGGCATCTGCACTCAATGATGCATCCTGAGCAATCTCTGTCGGTTGTTCGGTTGTAGTCAAGCGTCCACCAAAAGTGCGCTGCGGCCCCATAGAGAACACGCCTCTGCCTTGGTTTCCTTGCCCTCGAGAACCACCTCGATTGCCTCGCCGGTTTCTTCTGCCTCTAGAAGACCCTGAGCTTTCGGGGGCGGCTATGGTTGGTGCAGCAATAGTGGCATCGGCAGGCCCTGTCTGAGGGGCGATTCCGCGGCCTTCGGGAACCTGCGCTGAATCATCCTGTCGCTGGCCACGATTCCGTCCTCCCCTTCCCCTACGGCGTCCTCCACCTGAGCCTCCCCGAGAACGCGATGCTGAACCCTGGCCCTCACTTTGAGACCGGTTTGGGGCATTATTTCGTGCCTGATGAGACGTACGGCTGGTCTCTTGCTCGGCCATGATGGTGGAGATCACAGTCGTGAGCTGAGAAGTCGTCGCTGTTGCAAATATTGCGCTATGTAGTATAAAGCGTCTTCAAACTACGAATAAAGAATAGGAAAACAATGACCTTCAAGCAAAGAGCTTGCTGACGGAGGAGAACTTGCAAGGAGAAAATGGGAAAGATTTCCAACTGCTTCTTCACAGGAGCGAGAGTTAGAGGAGCAGGAGAAAAGTATCAAGGAAAGGAATCTAGAAACCTTATGATATATTATGCTGTTTGCAATAAATTCTTAGGAGGCGTTGGAAACCGGTGGAGCCCTGTATGCTTCCGTGTGGCGAAGCCACTCTGACAAACATAGACAATCATTGGTTGGTTTTGTAATCCATCAGAATGAGTCACCAACAGGAACCACCTCTTTTGGAGGTTTAGATCTGCCCATTTTTAATCTCAGCAGCCAGAAAATTGAGTCTATCCGAGGAACGTAGTGCCTTGGTGGAAAGAAAGAGTCACCGATGCTGACATATCAGCCTAATTTTGGTTTCTGCCTGGAAACCCCAGACGTCGCGCCCGGTTAGGTAATGTGGCTTAAAAACCGTGACCGCCACATATGAGCCGTTGTGAGAGTCAAGTTTGTCAGGGAACATTATACTAACATATTGGCTGCTTTGCAGCAGTGGTTCAAAGGGAGTCTTTTATGGTCCGGTGAAAATCAATCTATCATCATGAAACCATGATCTGCCATTGAGCTTGCTTCAGGGTAACCATCCCTCGGGAagtaagaaaatatcagGCTTTGATATAAGGTGTTGAAATAAATTCCATAAAATGCAgaggtatcctaaatttatccCAAACTTGTACTTAAGtcacctaagtctttttacCTATTCAGTACTTAGGATTAAGGTCCCCGAATTCTCTTTCCTCTCCTAGATATCCATCCTAGTCGAGGCAAGAGAAATTTAGGCGTCAATTCCAAGTGACAGAAAGGCTTGTTACAGACTTGATGCAGAGTTAGGACTTTAGACTACAATTTCTGTTGTAACTTGGGCACTTTGATTATCAGTTACAGGAACATTTATCTGCAATGCCCCGAACCAAGCCAGCTGAGCTGGAAAAGTATGGATGCAGCCCAAAtgaagatattataagctcCTCGCAAATCAAGTGCTGGGAAAAACAAATATTCACAGAAGCTTCAACCTCCAGTGTGGAAGACTGAATTTCAAATATTGCCAGGAAGATCTTTCTCTCGGCCACTGAAGTGCCGCAAAACCTTGTCAGATGCACATAGAAATGAGCATATCTTGATACTATCGTGAACTTGCAGTATATATTTTCAAGGAAATATAGCCAGGACTAGAATACTCCCATGTGAACTATGGATCTTAGGACTATTACAATAACAATCAATTTACCCACACTGATTATAGGTTGCGGATCTTATTATTGAAGCAGAGGGTTTCCTATTTACAACCATGTTCCTTCATCCACTAATAGCAGTTGATTTACATGGTTGCGGCTCACCTCGGGTTTAACATCCCCGGCACATCTCTCCACACAACAGAAGCATAGGCGGCTACTTGTTAGCCAATTTGCATATACGCAGGGCAGAACGGAGCATGTTGGATGGATCTCGGCATGAAGTGCGACGCAAGATTGATCACGTTGACAAGAGATCTCGGGAGAGGCCGGGATGTCGGTACCGGCTCCGGATGCCCGTTGGCTCCACTTCCGGCCTAGACATAGACAACATCTTACTCACGACTGCTGCAATTTGAGGACAGCTGAGGAATCAAAGATCCTTGAAAGAAGTAGTCACCTTGAGAGTTTGATGGCCGAACAATTAGCTTGAATTGGCGTTCAGCCGAGAACATGGTTCAAAAGCAAAGTGAAAGTCTTCTAGATCAGAGCCACATTTAGCATCATATCACCTGCGACAGCAATGGTTCTCGTGAAGCCAATTGGTGGTGGTTCGGACAGCGTCATAAGTAGACAGAGACAGCTTCCTGTGAGGCTCTGAGCCCCCAATATCCGTCTGGGGTACGGGTGCTCCATATTCTCCATACGGAGAGGAGCTCGGACAGCCTCCAACCCCCGGGATAGCTTCTCACGAGCTTCACAAGTCAGGAGCTAGGCTCGGTAGTGTGGCGTCTGCCGTCTTTGATACACGCCCCTTCACCATGAAATAATTGCTTGTTGCAGACGGACAACCTCCGAAGGTCCCCATGCTTCAGCAGTACCCTCGCCAGGGATAGGAAGAAAACCATGGACATGTATCCCAAGGAACAAAAACACTAAGACAGGTTTAGCATAACTTTTGCATCCTTCtaattagcttattatagcaCCTTGAATACATTCTTGTGTCTTTTGGCCCCATGAACATTCAGTCCCAGACTTTCGGTGAGTTGTAGGGAACGGCCTCGGTATCGATGACAATTCCGCACCCCGGGTAGAATTTGGATCTTACACCAACATCACACATAAAAACAATGAGAAGATAATGTCGAGAAAACAGCGGTCTCCTACGTTTGCCCGGGGTTAGGAGTTTAGGTATTGTGGTAACACAACGGGACTGGTTGAGGTAAGATGTAGATAGGCCATGCACGTGACCTCAACGTAGATTTCCCGTTTGGCGCGTTGAATTTGAGTGCGAGGGACAGCCCGTCAACCTCAACGCAACGACAGGTCACTCCATCTCCGAATTCCACGAGACATCGCCCATACAAATCCTCTAAAATGGCTGCTCTAATCAAGGCTGCGAACGCCAAGATCCGGTCAAACCCGGTGACTGACTATGTTTGCTCAACCCGTACGTCTTTCGAATATCCTGTCATGTTTTTTGCATGAGCTCCGATTCGTCTCCGAAAGCGCAATTTTGTGATATTGCAACTCAGCAAGCAACACCGCGGCTACAATGCATATAGAAGCACATTTGAGACATAAAAAAAAGATGCGGGGGGGAATGTTGCTCCTCTGGAATATGTCAATTGGGCTGCTGGAGGTTGTGTTGATGTGCAATGCGTGTTTTGGAGCACGGCAGCTTCGGGGTAATCAGCGTGTCGAGATTTGCGACTGACTCTTGATATTTGCAGACTTTTGGGGCCCTGTCTCCAACTTTGGTATCCCTCTCGCGGCCATCATGGACACGCAGAAGAGCCCTGAATTGTATGGTAGACCATTAATGCATTGTCACCAAGCGTAACTGACTTCTCTTCTACTAGGATCTCGGGACAGATGACTGGTGCTCTCATCATCTACGCCGGTACTTTCATGCGATACTCACTGGCTGTCACACCCAAGAACTACCTCCTATTTGCCTGCCACTTTGTCAACGCTGGTGCCCAGCTCACCCAAGGGTACCGATACCTTAACTACCATTACTGGGGCGGAAAGGAGAATATGCCCAAGGAGCAGCTGGCACAGGCTgccgaggctgccaagggaaaggttgagaaggccaCGGAGAAGGTTCAGAATGCTGTTAGCAAATAAAGAGGTTGCCAGACCGACGGTCACTGGAAGGGATCGGTGTGTCGGGCTGCATACCGTCCATAATAGGAGTGTCCCCGGGTTGTACCTCGGGATTCGGAGAGTGGCAGCACACAGCTACCGCACAATAACGTTGTAACTTTACAAGAATTTGTACCCTCGAACATCTAGAATCGCACCCCGAGTTGGGGTCTTTGCAGCACTCGTGCCTGAAGAGTTGCTACGAGAAGATCTTGTTGCGGGGGCCCCGAGGTCAATGAATATGGTTAGAGCAGAGAAATCAACCCTTCAAATGCCACATTGAGATGCTGCGAGcaagtgatgatgaggagtgCTCCCGGCAAAACGGAGATACAATGAATTCCCCGGGAGGGCTTCCGATGCTTTTCTCCCGATGGAAAATGACACATTGGTATGATATTTCGCATTCTAGCATGTCAACTGCATGCTAGTGTTTCGTTCTTGTAGCAATTTTGTGCGTACAGGCACTTATGTAACAAGACTTTTGATGTTTTCAATGTTACGGTCTCGACATTGGGAGACTTCGAGGAACAAGATGTGCGTGGTTTCAATTCAGCAACGATACAATGCACGCACCCTTGCATCTGGGGGAAACAGGTCCATGAGAGCAGGGTACGTAGCTCCCTTGAAGTCAAGATACAAACATAGATCTGAACTGGGGGTGGACCCCTTGGTTCCCGAATCTTGCATAGAAGTTCCCGACTATTCTCGTGCCTGTGCCTGGCCTTCCCCCACCAGGTTCCCGAAGTGACGGAATAAGGTCAAGGTGAAAGGGAAACCAGGGGTGAAGACTGACTAGCTGCCATTGATCAGCAAATGCAAGGTCAGCGTGCCTACCCCAGCCTTTGCCAGGCGGATCTGGTGATGTTCTGGTCGGCTTCTGTCCGTGAACGTGGGGATTAGCCTTTTCTCTGTAGTTTGGGATCCTCGGTGAACGACCTGCAACGCCGGCAACACTTGCGGTTATTACCCAACCATTACCGTATCCGCTTGTTGCCTATGCTAACCGCCTGTCGGGTATGGAATGGCATCATCTCGAGTCCCTTACGAGGATCCCACATGATCTGTATAGTCTGCAGCGCTTCACGGCAGGGTGGGAGTCGTGAGGATGGAGCTTGATTCTAGAAGTAGATCTCTTACTGAATGACATTGCTCAGCATTGAGCAATAATCGGCAAGCTAAATGTatctgttttctttcttttcattaCATTACTGCCACTTGAACGAAGAGTAAATTGGTCACATAGAGTCGCGACACCAAGAAGCCACAGATGGTGGCTATgtaatacctacctactccgtactccAGTGGAAAGATCAATAGGTCGATAATCCACTGTCATAAGCTCCAGATTTGACTCCAACTGCCCGTTCCAGCCCGGCATTTGTGAGGGGAAAACGCCAGTGCTTCAACCATTTCGGTGAACCATTTTTCTGGATACACGCCGTGCGCCAGTTGGTTGAATTTGAGTAGAGGATGCCTTCCTATTTGGTTTTGCTCAGCCCTACCCCAATTGCCTCTCGACTTAATTTCAACCTTTTGCCAACATTTCTTTAACATGGAAGTTATGCGGAGGGGTACACCGAAGTCCGAGGTCGGACCTAGCTCGCTTTCTACACCTACCTGGTAGCGTAGTGAACAGCTGAGTATTCACACCTGGCACCTAGGTCATATCCAATCCGGGGATGATAGAATCTGTCCGTCTGACAAGAAAAGATTTTGTAAGTAGGTAATTTTTCATCACCAGTGGAGGCTCATGTCCTGCAGAGTGGCAGCATAGTGTCACAAAATCCAACATATTGAGCAAAGAGTGGCCAAATGCGCACCAATGAAAGCGTCATTTTAGTCAACAAATGCAATGCGCCGGTCTTCATCCACCGAGAGATTGGTTAGGCAGGCTATGCCGCCATTATACTTGATAGTGCACGAAAGAGAGGAGAGACCCTCGGATCGTTGACTACCTAAACGAAATTAACTTTCATGGTAAGAGTATTTATACGTCTTAGAAAACCTTCTCGATGCTCAAGATAAAAAACACTACAACTTGAGCCTGGATTGCATATGCCTTTTCTACAGAATGGATGCCGATTCCTTGTTGCTCATAAACCCCAAGTAGCTGGGATAAGGCTCGCTTTGGCTGGTTCGATCTCATCTTAAAACTACTGACCTAAGGTGCCGCCGGTCTTTGACCTCCGTGGGGGTGGAATCTAGTGGGAATAAACACATGATGCAGACAGGAAATTGACTCGGAGGGGAAATTGACCAAACGTGGACTGGGGCATTTTCTTCAAACGAAGTACGTACGAGGATATGTAGCAGCACCAGGGCGTGATCGTCATTCGTGGTTGACAGAGGTTCACGGCCTGTAAGTCTGTGCAGCTCGATGTGACCTATCACGACAAGTGAACTGACAAACTGGTTGTCGACTTTCCCCAATCACCTTTCCATTGGGTGACCGTGGGTATAAACATAGTTTTTATAGCAGAATGATATGACTGATGTAAAATTGATATCATATACAGGCTAAAGAGAAGACAAGGTCAAACGGCGAGCGGCGGGTAGCGTAAATGCTTCGAAACACCTTGGATGGCGACACGGTGATACCCCACATGTATCTGTGTACTCGAGCCTGGTGGCCCTGGTAGGTATGATGATGTTCGAGGATTGCACAAGCTTCAGATTGAGATTCAAGCTTGGACAACAAAAGCAGTCAGGGTCCAATCAATGGTGGGGGTCAGGTAGATCTCTTTGGTTAAGGTGTGCGGTGTTACGGTGGACAGAGAGCGGCTGTGGTACCAATGACTTCTAGCCCGAGATAAGTTACGGCGGAAAATGTGATGCAGCAAGAGGGGAGGCTTCTGCGGCTCTGGCTGTTACAGCCATCAGGGCAGGGATCCAGGGTGAATTAACCAGATGGTGCTGCACATCGTTCAGAACCGACAAACATCCTCGGCATTATGGAAGGCCCAGTATGATACCAACGTGGATCCTCTGACTGGACTTCCCTTGGTCCATGGCATCCATGGCAACCCATGGGCAGGCAAGGCGAGCAGATTGCTCGCTCCTACGCCAACATCAGGCGGGTGGGACATATAAACCTCTAGAGGAAAGGTTGCGGTGCGGCAACCTCTAGAGGTTAGGATCAAAACCCCTAGAGGTAAGGTGCGCGCTGGTCGGTGTACGTGGACGAAACACAAGGAAGCGCAAAGCACCTTTAGGCCGGATTGTTGAGGAcaagacttttcttttgcCGAGAGGTTGAGTCTGGCAAGGTGCGTGAGGGCAGAGATCGATGATCGGCGGGTGTTGAGATTATGTGAAAGCTCGAGAGATGAATATCGAGATATAGGCAGATAGCTAGACCTGATAGTAAATAAAGCCCCGAGCTCGAGCCAAATAATACCCTCAAGTCATGGAGGGGAGACCAGTCACTATCAGAGAGCGTTGATTGGCCAATGGCTTTGGTTGAACAAAGATGTGTCGGCGGAATGAGTTGCGTCAACTCACgggtttttttttacttcTCGCTGCTCGTTGCAAACAGGACCGAGAAAACAGGTCGTTGTCATAACCCATCATATCGGTTCGTGCATTGTCAACCGTCGCGTTTCGAAGCACCGGCACTTTACCAGCCGGATGACCCTTGGCCATCTGATAGGCGCTCCTCTGAGTTGAGTTAGTAGGTATCTCCATGGCTACCTCAGGGAGAGACCGCAAATAGATGATGTTTCGCTATCATAACCCACGCAAGAATGAATACTTGTGCTTGGCTGATCACACACCCCCATACTCCCCCATGCTTGTGTGACCTGTTCCCATTTTGACTGTTCCCGGGTGAGGCGCGATGAAATCTATTGTTGAAGTCATGCCGTACCACCACGCTCATCTCATGCTTGTACCCAGCGTTTCGAGGCACATCCATCCCGCCATACTGGTGCCGTTGCCGCCCTTGCTTATATAGCCGCCTTCTGCCCTCATTGCTTCTTCCATTTCTGCAACTGGTGGTAGCCCCCATTGCATATTGCAGCTGGTGGTATCATCATGACCGGGCCGGTTATTAACAGCGTCTCCCAAATCCCCATAGATCCGTGAGAGCTAGATGAATGCActacaacacaacacaacacaaaaCGGGAATCATATTCAGCGGGAAAGTGACCGCACTTCACTTGTACGCCATAGACGCATGGCCCATGGGTAGGTAATAAGAGATTTTAGGTTGGCGAGGTACCGCGGTCCAGTAGGTTAGTACTCAGCGTGGCCGAGCTTAA
Coding sequences within:
- a CDS encoding related to cysteine-rich protein NFX-1 codes for the protein MAEQETSRTSHQARNNAPNRSQSEGQGSASRSRGGSGGGRRRGRGGRNRGQRQDDSAQVPEGRGIAPQTGPADATIAAPTIAAPESSGSSRGRRNRRGNRGGSRGQGNQGRGVFSMGPQRTFGGRLTTTEQPTEIAQDASLSADAPEFVPGQPVSQRSAQQHPSSAPQPTGQGRSRNRTRNRKQDRPRQEVPKSSASELWQRIQEDIANWNYECRICTEEVTRKTEVWSCTTCWTVVHLECAHQWWDTSMKVNEESGDKSWRCPGSQSEQHFASSFMWANMFQAQIDMLPPMHSSMSSWPMSSVHRIPITTTGGVVESVAAIFYLVVSMNVLKHAIQVSAVPARCRSKPSAIVDECKRRCYVPNRKTYAIRSISPAIPGLRAPLAARVLAEEPSIVGYIVARFLVTRKKRSRLIALSLRTLSPIALVARHRSRNSWRSPVKPVKIMFLTVRGFARRSWNAVISANPCATLGSATLAPKRWRLTAAAAESRVRRSAMREMSNIPYVSRYARLLATAEGIDAESIVAPVKRRHLNVLLSRRSNAWALICYQLRPSISVSPSADDHLSVAVTFVSNSATAELVKAVPRPSGKKFRAIAARQSCIRHNHAERDSHLAPISASGRLHVGILLLTISAILMMYPARRAHTSFRSDASVERRPFTTSLVICKRLIAESNAGKNSPAGSIHVKSYVTAPENAETLKTVASKYAESPSCYVITHARASAMGKLPVKNQQLCLASTSNPTPSRPDIRCDEECERLDRNRRLAAALNIDPASHTNDHIPFSDNTLKLYKQMQSWGDAQESQFRVFAANKDEVRLRYEPMKNQSRQFLHLLAEDFGFESKSEDYDIHRSVLVWKSDKFVSAPTKTLAQCVKIRATQAAEAAAAAAIRPPSPPILETEPFNALVLTEPRFGLTIEEVNAALEPDLTSMQGFRFKVDFLNEEVLIKASVSYSAFLTPAPMEKSLEILKPRIEQTIRREKLAESVLLCHSDANGAISRREVTLRAGTGGWSAVAGRAASRPMSSSSTPAPEEAKPGRKLLLGLKKKRPQQPEGGKVWAALDGDVEC
- a CDS encoding probable FMP37 Found in Mitochondrial Proteome, which codes for MAALIKAANAKIRSNPVTDYVCSTHFWGPVSNFGIPLAAIMDTQKSPELISGQMTGALIIYAGTFMRYSLAVTPKNYLLFACHFVNAGAQLTQGYRYLNYHYWGGKENMPKEQLAQAAEAAKGKVEKATEKVQNAVSK